TATTCACTTTCAAGTGCTTCCCTGTTTCTATTTATAAATACTTCGGGTGAGCCCTACACAAACAATGAGAAGTAAAAATAACAAAGCAGTTACAAAGGAGCATCTAGTTGCAATAAATCAGTTCCAAACTACTATACATCCTATctagataaataaattacaaactcaaaaacaaaagaaatggtTCTGAATAAGATATTGTCCTCAATGCATTCTTAACTGAGAGATGCATAAAGTAACTACCAATACCTTGGCCCAGGGAGGGAGACCAACATCACCAATAGGTTCTCCATCTTGTTTCACTCCAAGATGATAAGAGTTTGAATTAACAAGAAACTCTGGAATGTAAAAGAACTCAGGGATTAACTCTTTCACATCACTTGTATTAGTGAGGCAATTCCTGTATGTACCTTCAATGCTTTGGAAAAGACGATCCGCATGGTCAAATTTACCTCCCTAACCAGCAACAGCATAGTTATGCTTTTGAAATACCAATTAAAAACACGCCACTTAAGCAATATGCTAGAATGAAAATTAGAAAAGCATACTGAAACTACATGGACCTTAAGATCAATATGTCACCATCTTGAATAGACGAGGATTAATTAAGTCAAAACGCTAGCTCATACTAATTTTTCAGAGAAAACCTGTTGATTCAATggcaaatattttcttttttgcatATACAACACCCATcatcaataaatcttttctttttattttaaacaatatataaaaatgaaaaactagcacttgaaatttaaaaggtaCAGAAGCATATGAGTCTCATATCCTTAATccttgaaatttaatttaagtatcaaagttcatataaataaatacagtACACAAGCATGCAATTATCTAGATTGTACTTTTATATCCAATGTAAAATCTTTCAAGTGCCTTCAATATCGATAGTAGTTCAGTTATTTGGTCTTCATAAAGAGagagattattttgttttttcttaggCCAGAAAACATAGAAATAAAAAGCTACACACCTACAGCTCAATTAataggaaatttttttcatgtgtatatatacacacacacacactgtactcaaataacaaaacaagaaatcaaaatagcgaaagttttttaaaacttaacagaaaaaggaaaaaaggtcAGATGTTGATTTACATGTTGATTTTTACTGTAAATGTTACAAAGATAAAGATAGTTACCTGCACATGCATTGCATTATAACATGCCACATATTGTGCCAAAAAAGGGACTCATTATTACAATTCTAAGAAAAGAGTACCTGCAAATTACGGTGAAGAGATGTGAATGGTTCTAATCTAAGAAGGTAATAAAGCACGATCCCCATGCTCGAGTAATGAGACCCATAGTAAAAACTGCacaaaagaaaacaagtatatTGGACATGATAgaaatcaagttaaattatataccagagaaattttacaaaattcaaaACGGGTCTGAAGATTACCTAGGTATATCAGGATCACAGAAACTACGATATCTGTCTTCAAACACCTATATAGGTAAGCAAATGCTTTTATTAGCGAAAAACTAATCCAAAGAAATCACATTTATTATGTAATTCAATaaactaaaaacaaataattctaACCTCAAATCGCTTTGAATCTAATGCTCCCACAGGTTTGGAAAGATCGCGAAAGGTTGaagatttattaaaatcaagaaCGTCTGAAGAATAGTCAGCCAAAACCCAAGGAAAGACGGGATATTGTGTTAAGTCATTATAAGATCTTCCCGCAAGAGTGTTAAGaatcatcaaatattcaaaGTTTGTTATATCCCTTCTCCTCCATCTCTCCTTAGCTGTTTCTGCCATTTCTAGTGCTACACGCCTATCAACAAAGGAGATAGCTCCGCTCTTGTCCCTATTACTTCCTTTAGGGAGTAATATTTCATTTCTGAGAGAAACCATCAAGGTTCCAACCTCTTTAGCCTCCCTCTGTGAAGCAAAGTTCAAAAATATAGGAGCAACTGAATCACTGAAGAAAACCTCTATCGCAGTGTATCTAAGCAAATACCGTGTCCAGTGCACAGCTCTTATCTATAATCAGCAGAATCAATAAGATTGAGTTAGACTTTGTGtagaacatacaaattaaattcatatacaAAAATACTTTCCCAACCTTTCCAATATTCCATCTTCGGTGACgcttaacattttttaatgatttcagATTCAAGTTTTCTGCCTCTGCATTATCGGTTGGAAGCCCTTTCTCAGAATTTAAATCAATATACTCAGGCCATTTAAGAAATTTCTGCTTTTCAGACTTGTTTAAATCAGAACTGCTAGAACCATGGAAGTCCTTGAAAACAGATGACCCTCCAGTACCTTCAACCAAAAACTCACCAAAAAAATGTAGAACTGTCTTCATGACAGCCAAATGTCCGGCCAATTTTCTCTTTGGCGTTACCAGAACACATCGAACCGATAAAAGAACCTGAAACGGCAAGCCTAACATTAAGATATACATTATTGTATTTTAACTGCAGTCTCACAATTAAAGGTCAGAAGTACCTCACTAGTTTCCATCTCTGGTGAAGAGGAGGAAGAATCTTTCCTGTCAACAATGTCCTTGGGATCACAGCTACCTTTAATTTGTTCTGACCACTGACTGTCCAAGGGATTCTCTGGGACAGAGACCTTCTGCCCACTTGGTTCAGTATCACTCTCACTGGGTTCTGAGGTCTCTTCATCAGTTATTTGGCGTATTCCTTTAAGTAGAAACCGCTTCATTTGCTCAGGGATATGCCCAACAGAACTGgatttgttttcattaataGGAACAGTGGCCTCATCAATAGGAGTGTTGGATGCTGGATGACACAGTTTTTCATCAAAATGATAATTCTGCCGTAACTTTGGTCTACGCCGCCATGCATCTTCTGTCTTGTCCAGTTTCCAATGAATTACAGAATGATTTGGAAAAGGATCAGCAGACCATGGACCCCTTTCATCAATTAAAGCACGGAACATATGTATCCATTTTTCCTATCAACAAAAAATGATTGTTGCAGCAGAAGATAAAAACTCTATGaattcaagaagaaaaactAGCCTGAGGCTATATCAAAGAGTAAAAAATTAGGATGCCcaacaaaaaagaaacttaTACACATACGGCGACGTTTTGCTGCTCCTCCTCGTGAATAAGCTGGAATGAAGCTCTTCTGAAATCATCTGAAGCAAGAATAGCATTCAAGCCACTTTGTATCTCATCTTCAAAAGATTTTGCACTACTTAATTCTATAGAGGAATTTTCATCCACCCTAGCACGAAGCTCATGCAACTGCCTGTTGCGGTCCAATTTTAATGTCTTTACATATTTTGCCTCATCAGAAacctgaaaaatgaaaaagagaggttgaatattaatcaaaaaaattagacagaaagaaaagaaacacaATCTGGACACATCAATTAACAACTATCTTATACTAGATGCTAGCAAAGGTAAGCAACCTCCATACTGTATCATAGTAATCCAAAACAAGATTTGCAACAATAAGGGCAGAGACACATTCAATGCAGATGTAAGATCTTCATTAGTATTTTCAGTACATTGTTAATATTGAACCAGATATGGAGAGTATGGATAGTCTTAAAACTATGACTGCATCCCAGTCATTTATCCAAGTCACCTTGGATCGACACTATGTAATGCATTTACAGGGAAGGTTCTCCACAAAAACACAGTTAGATGACATATCACCTTCCCTGTATTATActagatatttattttcatttttgtgcaAAAAATTTGCCTATTAGCACAAAAATCTTCAgcatataacaaaaataaatacacataaagAAACCAAATTAAAATGCGAAGCATACTGCCGCAAGCACTCGATCCTTCTGAATTAGATTCCAAATGGAGCTTGTTTCTTTTATGTTGCTGCTCAACTCAGACTCATCTCTACCCACAATGGTAGTAGCAAGCATTGATTTCCCACAACTGACTATCTCTCGAATTAAGTGTGCAATAACATGAAAACGTGCACCATCATCCAAAGTACCAAACTTGGATCTCACAGCTAGCAGAGCCctggaaaaatattaaagaacaGTCAAATATTTATGGCAAATGCTGGAATGAAGGGAAACAAAACACCTATCTAAGAAATTGTAGTAAGCCAAGCTGTATAACATCAATATGCACAAAATATACAGACATTAATCAAATGTGTAAAGAAGTAGTACCAAATAAAAATCTGCAATCTACTCTTGCTTTGCTCATCATCGGCAGGAAGAAGAGAAGGCAATAGTGGAACAACCTGTTGGACACATCGTGAAGCTCTTTCCAGAGAAGCATGGCAAAGATATAGGACTACAAGTCGAAATACAATTCTTGGGCACCTCTCTCCTCTCAATAGCATGGCTTTGTCCACGTTTTTGTTGGGTTTTCCACCCAATGCACTCCCAATCCCTCCAGATACAACAACTGCAGCCATTTCAGCAGCAGGAATGTTCAGTGATTCTACCAAGCCACGCGCTCTTTGGCCAATTGACGGGGTCACTAATGCTGATGATTTGGGTAGCATCTTACTTGGTCCCTTCCCATTCATCTCACTAATGATGACccataaattatcatatatattccACCACTTGTGATCGACTACGACAGCTTCACTTGTGATTGGCTGCCTGCAACCATGAATAATTATCAATACTTGTAAAATCTTTGAAGTTGACAagctttcaaattaattatttcacttccattttcttttttctttttttaaagcaaaGCAGATTTAATTCCAGATAATAACAGATagcataaatatttatatgtatctcactcattcaataatttaactaaTCATAGAACAGAAACCAGAatattaaagggaaaaaaggaAGCAACAAGAAAACTTTTCAGTGACTACACAAACAGCCATGCGTTCAAAGCAAAATAGAAAAAGCAGATTGAATTTCAGAGAAGTTAACAGACAGAtagcataaatatatacattcatCTCGGTAGCCAACTTCATTAGTTCACAAATCAAAACCAAAGTGGCAGTACTTAAGACTGACAGCAGATACAGGCCTTTGGCGAGAGAGAGTTCAAATTATCAAACCTAGTGAACCAAAAGAGAACATAGACCTAGTTCAGAACAAATTACAGAACAGATTTATGGTATAAACATTAACATAGATTTTATAACATCACAACacaaccaaaaaacaaaaaaagttggTAGTACCTAGATGCTTGACCATCAGCTTCACCCTGCAAAGCCTCATATAATGCAGAGCTAAAATCAGTCACACCGTCTATTTCTAAGGAATCCAGAGAAAAACAAGAGATATTTGCTGGAAACTGCAAGAAAGACAAACAAAAAACTGTCACTTTATCTCATTGGCTTATAAGAGACTTGGGCAATAAAGCAATTCCATTCAGTGACTGATAAGAGAGTATGTAAACATGAAATTAAAAGCCTATTCATTGcattcaaaaactaaaaactaaGGCATACCATTGGGTGCATGCATAGCAGCCAAGAAATTAACATGTCACTACAATACCAGATGTTTCCACAAGAGGAACTAAGTACCAACACAAGCAAGCAATATTGATAAGCACAATAAATGAAGGAAATCTCAACCTGCTAGGTACAGTCAATACTTCATTCAAGCAAAAGGCATCTCACACCCACAATATTATTACAACTGCTAGATTTATGTAGTATCAAAATACAAAAAGTTGAAACATGTAAATGAGTACAagcaaaaaaccaaataaaattatataataaaagaaagtcaCACTTTCTTGAAATCTAGCATAATGCATTAGAAGTAATAAATCCAATCATTTAAATGCAATTTATGCCCATATTATTGCATCTGCCAAATAAACCCTTCATAACACAAGTCATCAAATGACTACTCAGGCCTTCTCATCACAGATTTAAAACTTGAATGGTGTTGCATTCAGTCACAAtccaagaacaaaaataaaatgacttTCCCTATCTAGGGAATGATCTAAGTAAGATATGGAGGAAAgcaaatttgataaaaacagTGTGCCTATAAAAAGTCATATGATCATAAGTTCACAACCACATAAGATGAATTTTTTCAAAGATGGCTAAAGGCAATCAAGGACCCAGAAAAAATTTCAGAGATCAGGTGGATACCAGAAGTTTATGATCAATATCAGAGATTAGCATTTCATCAACAAGTCGTAGAAGAAATAATGTATTGTCCCGACATGGTtgcaatataaaaatattctcCCCAGATGATAAGTCTGTCAGCCTCCTAATCAAGTCTTCATAAATATCATGGAGAAAATACCAGTATGAGATGCCTTCCTGTGTGAGGAAGATGTCGAGTTACCTTGGATTGTTAAACAGATAAGAAAAAAGAGTAAATGACAAATAGTTATTTACAGTACAGAGAAATAAACATACTTGCTCATAGTGCATCAGAAGGAAGTTAACTGTCTCCTCCAACTGTTGCCAGCCTCCTTTTACCGAATACATATAGTGACCAAGAACAACACAGAATAAACTCCTTACAAATGTTTGTTCATTAGTCTCATTGTCATCTAGCCTAGGTGACTCAGGTTTGTAGCCTTTTAACACCTCAAGCTTTATAGAAGCTGCTAACCAGGCATTCCAACCATGTTCCTATATACAACATTTGTTGGTCAGATAGTAGTCCAATAACTACACGTGTACAATAAACGTTAATAATAAGTATTCATACCATGAGAGCTTCAACATTTGAAGGGTTTGAATCAAGAAGATCAAGTAGATCACCCATTATTTTCATTCTCACTGATGCATCCTTACAGCCAGCTAAGAATCTAAAAATCAGAACCAAAATTTGAGGAAGGAAAAAGTGGGAGTCATTTCCTTTGCTTCGATGCCTGTCAACCTGGTTATATTTTTGCAACACCTACAGATATCAATTTTGAATGAAAGGACttcaaaaacaaatttcacATGGAATTGTTATCCAACACCACAGTTAGGAAGCTAAATAATATGCTCAATGAAATGAGAAAACTAATGCAActcatatttcattaataaCCTGTTTAGGGCTAGCACCACCAAGAAGAACATCAAACAAAGAGGCACACAAATTGTCTGTCTGCTGAAATCTGAACAGCCTATCAGACATAGCTGAGAAAATAGGTTGCATCCTTAAATTGATTTTCTTGTTGACCTCTGAAAGAAATTTGGATCTTCCAACAGCAAGATTGAAAAACCTTGGCCCCTTCTTCTCAGACGGTATACCAACCAAAAGTCTTCCTAGAAATTGTAAGCCCAGCAATCTGACAGGTTCGTATTCCCTGTTCAAATGATGGAAATCCAATATGTTAGTTTAATATAAAGAAGTAATTCCACGATAATTCCCCATTTATTGTCCAACTCAATTGGAGCTACTCAATTTGTTTGAGGGGTGACAAGCACTAGGATTTCAGGTTTTTGAATATAGCCATTTCATACATGTTAATTTGCATAGATTTTATCCCCTCAGTGCTATTTGGTGTTATGTTTATACTCAGTAGACTCCTGTATATAGATATTGAAAAAGTAAAGCTATTCTAGAACTTGAAAAGACAAACATGGTCTTCGCCATGCTTCAAGGAAAAATGATGCATTAAATCCAAACATAGGAGACATACCTTTGAAGaagattaacaaaaatttgacaGCCACCAACCAAATTGACTTGTTCAAGGAAACaaacaagcacttgtttttGAGAAATAGCACGAATAATCATATGTAAAGCATCCTCAATGCATGCCATATCCTGACTTGTTTCAAAAAAGGCTATAAGAGCCTTTATATCAGCTCCTGCAATGTTCTGCCTGCATATACCACAtgacatttcaataaaacattaaaaatcgaaaagaaaatgcaaagctgccatatcaaaaaaattattttaacaattaaaaaaaaaaaaaagttcaatgTTTAAGTATACCATACCTCAAGCTCATTTCACCAAGACTTAGTAAAAGAAGACgaattttatgtatttcttcTCTACTAGGTCTCTCTCCAATAACATGTTTGGTAATAGGATGCAAAAGAGGCTTGCTCCCAATAGCACATCGAGATTTAGCAGTATCCCAGTAATATTGGCGTATTATATCAATAACACGAGGAAGCCTACAAAAACTCTTAAGCAACCTAGGATCATTATCAAATTGCTGAATAAGAAACATGTACAGTTCTCGCTGCACCTTGTAAGCTGTGTAGAGCCAGATAAGAGGATTAAGAAAAATGCTTGATATGACCTCTTTCACAAGGAGCTCGGCTAAACCTGAAGGAGAAACAAAAATACTCTAAGAAAGAAACTAAAAGTTACATTATGTTCATTCAAAAGTTAATCAGAATATTAGGAAAACAGAAAAGACAtggaaaaacacaaacaaaagaTGAAGATTAAAATTCGCATCTCCATTAAAACTGACAGGGAAGTTCATGTTACATACCACAGTTTGATATGACGGAAAATAGATGTTTCAATGCTGAAAGTGTTTCTAAATTGAGTTGTTGAGGTGGAACTGATTGAAACAAAAAACCCAGCACTGAAAATCCGGAAAGAAGAtgcatttgttgttgatttgataaattatcATCTAAGACAGATGCTATAAGCTCAATAACCTCAGCTGTTAGACGCTCTTTTGGGACAGGCATTAGCAATGTATTCTCAAAGAATCcactttcttcattttcatacCTATCTGACTGAGCAATGAGAGGGAAAAAAACAGATACACCTCCCACACAATAGATTATCTGCTGAAGCAAGCGACGGGAACATAATTGTGCACCAACCATCACAGTTGCTTCAAATAAACTCTTATCTGATGCAAGATCCAATATGTGTGAGACATTGAACAGTTTTCTACCACTACTTGCCTGAAAAGGAAACCCAACTTCTTAGAGTTTGCTCAgagaataaatcaaatttagaacatcattttttttctttcagaaTGAGAGAGAACCTGTGCATTGATTCCAAAGACAATTTTTGATGCAAGTCCATCTTTAGCATCAAGAATCCCGCTTGGTAATGGGTTATCATAAAAAGGTGAAGCCTCATTATCTAGGAATGAGTACATGTAGCTTGGCCCTAGAGAAAAGATACCCTGCACTTGCTCTGAAGATATGGCATCATTGAACAAATAAACAGGACCAATCTGACCATGAAAAGGAAATGAATCCTGTATGAAGTCAGGGGCACTATCTCTTTCATTCGGTGTGATTTTAGGTCTTGTGCCAATTGAGCAGCTTGTTAATAATTCATTCACTTTCGCATAACTGAACCGTAAGAGATCAAATGTCAGAGAAGTTCTATCCATTTGAAGATTTATATTAATCTTGAAAACTTTCTAGCCTAAAAAACAATGAATAGTAGATAAAAGCCAGAAATAGCATAGGACCTGCATCTTTCAGATGAAACAAGATCACCATCAACATAGCACCTCAATAGGCTACCCCCAGAAAATGCTCTTCCAACACTATGagttaaacaaagaaaatgccATTTCTTTCCCTCTAGATTAACATGCAGCTGAACACACTGTCGCTTTAGATTTACCGACTGGAAAAGACATGAAAAAATAACAGTAAGTTAAATCAGAATAAATTATAACAGcttgaaaaaaaaaggacaagttgatgtaataaatttacttTATTAGAATGATTCAATGAAATGCATCCTCAGTATGGATATAAACAAATCACCATGAGGAAATTCCTGAGCACAAATTTGTAATATACCTCATATATAAGCTTGTCTTTTGAAAGAACCGCCAAACATCCTCTTCCATTATCAGTAAGAAAACTAAAAAGGCCCATGGTTCCACTTCTGGGTAAGTTTTCCAGCCTAAGCcaacaagaaaatgagaaacCCTTATTGAGAGGCCACTGTAAAGGTGTTCTGATAATGATCCCCTACAAGAGTACAGAAAAGATGGACTATTAGCTACAAGAAAGACAATTTGTCACTGTCTCCACCTGAAGCAACTAATACATGAAAAGGAGACAAAAGACATGCCAATTCAACttgaaagaaaggaagaaattcAAAATGTCCAACTCTTTGTTTGGAGTGAGAAATAAACACAGAATTATGGATCTGGTAACATATCCCATAAACACTAATGTGCTCTGGATTacgtataaaaattataagaagtACTTTAATACATCAGACAATATTTCTCCTAACAtaagcaagaaaaaaatttattatgaattcaACTTCCATGCCCTCACTTTCTGACTGTTTGATAAACTAAATACCATAAACAATTCTCACTTGCATTTGTTTACAATGTTGCTAATTCTTTAAGATGCTCTGAAACTtgaatataactttattatGGTAGGTTTCATAGTCTTAAACAAGAATAGTTCACCCATAAATTGTCATAGATGAAGTATATGTACTTACAGAATCACTTCCATTGAGATCAAAAAAGGCAGTTGGTCCCTTCTCATTTAGCATTGACAAAATACTGCTCAACAATAGTGAGCAATACTCTTGTTGCATGCCTATTTTCTCACTTCGAAGGAGTGCAAATATTTTGCGGATATCCTTCCCAGATATGCTATGCCCACCTATAACCTGAATCAATTGGGCAATTtgcaaaataatgttatcattaTCTTCTTGAGGAAACCAATCAAGCAGAAAGTGAAGCATTCCAGCTCTGTCACATGAAGCTCGATTAGAAATGGAATCCCTGAGCAATTGCTGAAACACATTAAGCCCGTAATGCCGCAACGAGTCACTGCTCTGCCCAATCACAAAACAGCAAGTAATGatatataaaacaatgaaaaacaaaGTAATTCACAGTGTGAAAAACAAAGAAGTGCAGAATTCAGACAAAATTAGGGATAAAGAGAAGCCAACAATCCATGGGATAGGAATTACCAACCTTCTGTAAAACACTCAGATAGACTATGATCACATCTTCATTCTGAGTCGAAACAGAGGAAGAAAATTATGTGAGAAGCAAGAACACAGCAGTCAATGACACAGCCAAGGTTAGACAACACTTAGAATGAATTAAGAACATATCAAAAGAAACAGGAACAGACAAGTTAATAAGAGTATGTTATTTGATAAATGAAAACTTATGCTAACAGTAAAGAATTTTCTAGAGAAAAAGTCACCTGCACAAAAGGGTTTTTCTTAATATCAAACTTTCCATCAACAAGCATATCTAGCAGAGCATTTAAAAGCCCTTCGCTTGGGTGCCATTGGCAAAAGTCCAGTAGCAAATTTTGCAATGTCTGATAACCCTTGCCAACAAGAGCTCTAAATGCAGCCTGCAATACTAAATTAGTTAgtcaataattaaaatggatagAAAATGGCATGGtgcaacaaaaatgaaaatgaaaagaaatataattgaaagaGCACCACGTAAGACTAACAACTGTAAGACCAACTATAGAAAACTACCAAACATGTatttttttggaaagaaaaataaaaagtaaaatccaTTGATTAAATGAAAAACATGTAGAAAAGGTGAACAAGCTGCAAAAAACTAGGAACAGCCAGCAGTAAAGCTATGGATACCTAAACTTGTAAAACCAATTATATCAACTTAATAATGGaacgtttttatttttaataagaaactGTATAATCAGCATTAATAATAGTTATAAGATTTACAGAAGTGAACAGATAGATCAATTTGAAAAGTAAACCCTGATAGGAATGGTCACATTTAAACAATACAATCAAGAATGCATTCCATCGCAAAATTGAATCAGCCCCTCCTTGAAAAAAATCTCAGCTTATAAACACAGAGAAAAGTCCAAACTCATGCctaagttaaataaaaaaaacaaaataataaaataagaatctTGAAACTCCATTGCAACTGAAGCCCTAAGCGACACATAAAGATGAGCTTTACACCACAAATTAGCATCATTAACTCTTTTTTCAAAAAGTAAAAACCAGATGTTTCTAACTTCCTATTCATTGAGAAAAAGCTAACACTTCTTATTCCATACAATCTTGGCATTCTTCCTTTTTGCAGaagcaaaaattttatttgtaagtaAAAAGTCGAATGTACATGGACAGACCAAACAATTTTAGCTTCTTTGCAAAACCTAACCCATCTAAAAGAAGTCATCGAACAATGTCAGAACAGGCACTTTGAAGTTTACAGATCAAACATCAAGACATAAATAAGTTTGATATGAGTCAATAATACTCTGCGCAACCCCTACATTAAATCCCTTAACCAACCatccaaataaaataacagtaaACACCTAAATGCCTTATAAATAGGACttcaaattcttaaaattctaattcaatTCAACCCAACAAAGTCATAACCCATTGAGTCATAAAGGTTAATAAATTCCCTTCCACAATTCTCCTCTATGTTTACGTTGGTCAGCCACGACTTGTACTCAAATCTAAAGGATACAATATGAAACATCACCCAAAACACAACTAAAACTTTTGTAACAAATTCCAATAAATAATGCAAATGACAGCAAAAGGTCTTAACCCAGCCAAAAACTGCAGATAAAATAGTATAAGCA
This is a stretch of genomic DNA from Mangifera indica cultivar Alphonso chromosome 11, CATAS_Mindica_2.1, whole genome shotgun sequence. It encodes these proteins:
- the LOC123230076 gene encoding BEACH domain-containing protein B; the encoded protein is MNIVKGVAELIRRTSGGSTGESSLGSQHERFAPPPPKIRYSEVGDQAVLNTLWERYESTTDKVEKRKMFHVFLKQFLIVFKNWEPVNNHQLLEASSTTVQPTEDLLHYDDIVVGCLFGHPAELILTLIEEIARLTAFVAEYLRESSTSCNSTSEALLVLDAMNIVIRSMHNCRVFGYYGGIQKLTALMKGVVIQLKTIAGALSADESFSNLIVEKTRVLQKILVYVVSIMCSFIDLNSNVNEKVQLYSNTIEFSILRQGASSSDSSKSLDVPLSEARLNWHKKAVVSVMEAGGLNWLVELLRVIRRLSMKELQTDMSLQYLTLRTLRLALSENPRGQNHFKSIGGLEVLLDGLGLPSTNVLLMENDTQVDMKRVDNPFRQILQLHVLSLEVLRDAAFGNLNNLQFLCENGRVHKFANSFCSLAFMVQEYKQQRKDLHVQDDFQMFVFDSKDVKRRITEPSVLSENASYSQLWSDYVVKLSGVLCSFLTTDDVKSHFGQGATSRVGIPVSSSVYCDLSIKWVMRVLLTVFPCIKACSNENELPSHLRIFVTTVQHCVLDAFRRVLVSFPASLEVFREEGIWDLIFSENFFYFEPTLEEFYGDGYSTSNSSHSHVKSAGVEVLQLEVISFVEFAATSIGIVHNLPELSALLDALEQCACNPEIAGVLAKTLLRILQLSAEKTITSFKTLDAVPRVLKVACIQAEESRRSGNRSPFHRYQISDSFETAQSWHRCMETCMDLFMKFWSIADDARSLVLHSSSCIDCLFVLFWEGSLRNNVLKYIIDLMKIVPLTDEDQTAKLQLCSKYLEMFTHIKEREKGFAALSIDLLVGMRDMISTDRLYYQTLFRDGECFLHVVSLLNGNLDEANGEKLVINVLQTLTCLLASNDASKAAFRALVGKGYQTLQNLLLDFCQWHPSEGLLNALLDMLVDGKFDIKKNPFVQNEDVIIVYLSVLQKSSDSLRHYGLNVFQQLLRDSISNRASCDRAGMLHFLLDWFPQEDNDNIILQIAQLIQVIGGHSISGKDIRKIFALLRSEKIGMQQEYCSLLLSSILSMLNEKGPTAFFDLNGSDSGIIIRTPLQWPLNKGFSFSCWLRLENLPRSGTMGLFSFLTDNGRGCLAVLSKDKLIYESVNLKRQCVQLHVNLEGKKWHFLCLTHSVGRAFSGGSLLRCYVDGDLVSSERCSYAKVNELLTSCSIGTRPKITPNERDSAPDFIQDSFPFHGQIGPVYLFNDAISSEQVQGIFSLGPSYMYSFLDNEASPFYDNPLPSGILDAKDGLASKIVFGINAQASSGRKLFNVSHILDLASDKSLFEATVMVGAQLCSRRLLQQIIYCVGGVSVFFPLIAQSDRYENEESGFFENTLLMPVPKERLTAEVIELIASVLDDNLSNQQQMHLLSGFSVLGFLFQSVPPQQLNLETLSALKHLFSVISNCGLAELLVKEVISSIFLNPLIWLYTAYKVQRELYMFLIQQFDNDPRLLKSFCRLPRVIDIIRQYYWDTAKSRCAIGSKPLLHPITKHVIGERPSREEIHKIRLLLLSLGEMSLRQNIAGADIKALIAFFETSQDMACIEDALHMIIRAISQKQVLVCFLEQVNLVGGCQIFVNLLQREYEPVRLLGLQFLGRLLVGIPSEKKGPRFFNLAVGRSKFLSEVNKKINLRMQPIFSAMSDRLFRFQQTDNLCASLFDVLLGGASPKQVLQKYNQVDRHRSKGNDSHFFLPQILVLIFRFLAGCKDASVRMKIMGDLLDLLDSNPSNVEALMEHGWNAWLAASIKLEVLKGYKPESPRLDDNETNEQTFVRSLFCVVLGHYMYSVKGGWQQLEETVNFLLMHYEQEGISYWYFLHDIYEDLIRRLTDLSSGENIFILQPCRDNTLFLLRLVDEMLISDIDHKLLFPANISCFSLDSLEIDGVTDFSSALYEALQGEADGQASRQPITSEAVVVDHKWWNIYDNLWVIISEMNGKGPSKMLPKSSALVTPSIGQRARGLVESLNIPAAEMAAVVVSGGIGSALGGKPNKNVDKAMLLRGERCPRIVFRLVVLYLCHASLERASRCVQQVVPLLPSLLPADDEQSKSRLQIFIWALLAVRSKFGTLDDGARFHVIAHLIREIVSCGKSMLATTIVGRDESELSSNIKETSSIWNLIQKDRVLAAVSDEAKYVKTLKLDRNRQLHELRARVDENSSIELSSAKSFEDEIQSGLNAILASDDFRRASFQLIHEEEQQNVAEKWIHMFRALIDERGPWSADPFPNHSVIHWKLDKTEDAWRRRPKLRQNYHFDEKLCHPASNTPIDEATVPINENKSSSVGHIPEQMKRFLLKGIRQITDEETSEPSESDTEPSGQKVSVPENPLDSQWSEQIKGSCDPKDIVDRKDSSSSSPEMETSEVLLSVRCVLVTPKRKLAGHLAVMKTVLHFFGEFLVEGTGGSSVFKDFHGSSSSDLNKSEKQKFLKWPEYIDLNSEKGLPTDNAEAENLNLKSLKNVKRHRRWNIGKIRAVHWTRYLLRYTAIEVFFSDSVAPIFLNFASQREAKEVGTLMVSLRNEILLPKGSNRDKSGAISFVDRRVALEMAETAKERWRRRDITNFEYLMILNTLAGRSYNDLTQYPVFPWVLADYSSDVLDFNKSSTFRDLSKPVGALDSKRFEVFEDRYRSFCDPDIPSFYYGSHYSSMGIVLYYLLRLEPFTSLHRNLQGGKFDHADRLFQSIEGTYRNCLTNTSDVKELIPEFFYIPEFLVNSNSYHLGVKQDGEPIGDVGLPPWAKGSPEVFINRNREALESEYVSSNLHHWIDLVFGYKQRGKPAVEAANIFYYLTYEGAVDLDTMEDELQRSAIEDQIANFGQTPIQVFRKKHPRRGPPIPIAHPLKFAPSSINLTSIISSTSTQPSAFVYVGMLDSTIVLLNQGLTLSVKMWLTTQLQYGGSLTFSGSQDPFFGIGSDILSPRNIGSPLAESFEVGAQCFATMQTPLENFLISCGNWENSFQVISLNDGKIVQSIRQHKDVVSCVAVTADGSVLATGSYDTTVMVWEVHRSRASEKKVRNTQIELPRKDYVIVETPFHILCGHDDIITCLYVSVELDIIISGSKDGTCVFHTLREGRYVRSLHHPSGIALTKLVASSHGRIVFYGDDDLSLHLFSINGKHLATSESNGRLNCVALSACGEFLVCAGDQGQIVVRSMNTLEVVHKYGGIGKIITSLAVTPEECFLAGTKDGCLLIYSIDNPQRRTTLPRNVKVKASGAG